A genomic window from Brevibacillus agri includes:
- a CDS encoding DMT family transporter: MNPLYIGVLYVLASAAGFGVMSIFAVYAYGAGVSVSTLLFLRFLFAAVLFFGLLAWRKDSLRLNRRQVLALFFLGGILYTLQSLSFFSAVQYIPTSMAALLLYTFPVFVAVLSYFVEKEPLTKKTVFAMLLSLLGLGLVLGLSFGGIQPLGVVLALAAALFYSVYIIVGNRVVKGLSPYVTSGYISLFAAASTFLIAQKEGGVDLAFALAGWWALGGIVVFSTVMAISFFFRGLQLTGSTKASVLSTFEPVVTIVFSALLFGEAFSLLQLLGGCAVLAGAALIVAGKEPKPGRAEEGEASAARVIES; the protein is encoded by the coding sequence GTGAATCCGCTGTACATCGGTGTGCTGTACGTGCTTGCTTCGGCTGCGGGCTTTGGCGTCATGTCCATTTTTGCCGTGTATGCCTATGGAGCAGGCGTTTCGGTATCTACGCTCTTGTTTTTGCGCTTTTTGTTTGCTGCTGTGCTGTTTTTCGGCCTCTTGGCCTGGCGCAAGGATTCGCTGCGGCTCAATCGTCGCCAGGTGCTCGCCCTGTTTTTTCTGGGCGGCATTTTGTACACGCTGCAATCACTCAGCTTTTTTTCCGCAGTTCAGTACATTCCGACCTCGATGGCGGCGTTGCTGCTGTACACGTTTCCCGTGTTTGTGGCGGTCCTGAGCTATTTTGTGGAAAAAGAGCCGCTGACGAAAAAGACCGTTTTCGCCATGCTGCTGTCTTTGCTGGGCCTGGGGCTGGTGCTTGGGCTGTCGTTTGGCGGCATTCAGCCGCTCGGAGTCGTGTTGGCGCTCGCGGCAGCGCTGTTTTACTCGGTGTACATCATCGTGGGCAACCGGGTCGTAAAAGGTTTGTCCCCGTATGTGACGTCGGGTTACATCTCGTTGTTTGCAGCCGCGTCGACCTTTTTGATCGCGCAAAAAGAAGGAGGCGTCGACCTGGCCTTTGCTCTGGCGGGCTGGTGGGCCTTGGGCGGGATCGTCGTTTTTTCTACAGTCATGGCGATCAGCTTTTTCTTCCGCGGCCTACAGTTGACCGGCTCGACCAAAGCTTCCGTACTGAGTACGTTCGAGCCAGTCGTGACGATTGTGTTCTCAGCCCTGCTGTTTGGCGAAGCGTTCAGCCTGCTCCAACTGCTCGGCGGCTGCGCGGTGCTGGCGGGCGCGGCCCTGATCGTCGCGGGCAAGGAGCCGAAGCCAGGTCGGGCGGAGGAAGGGGAAGCGTCTGCGGCGCGGGTGATTGAATCGTAG
- a CDS encoding ATP-binding cassette domain-containing protein, producing MIEVKAVSKQFGTITAVRDLTFRVEEGEVYGLLGENGAGKTTTMRMMATILAPTAGDIEISGFSVRHEPLEVRRRIGILFGGEVGLYSRLTARENIAYFGSLYGLPPSRVQERIDSLSRILEMEPFIDRRVGAFSRGMKQKVAIARTLVHDPDVILLDEPTTGLDVTAATIFRRMVTRLQEEGKTILFSSHNMGEINKLCKRVALIHKGRLRFSGGLDALRKQFGTDDLDDIFMAVVEGGEH from the coding sequence TTGATTGAGGTAAAAGCAGTCAGCAAACAGTTCGGGACGATCACAGCGGTCCGCGATTTGACGTTTCGCGTGGAAGAGGGCGAGGTGTACGGCCTGTTGGGCGAAAACGGCGCCGGGAAGACGACGACGATGCGCATGATGGCGACGATTCTCGCGCCGACTGCGGGAGACATCGAGATCAGCGGATTTTCGGTGCGGCACGAGCCTTTGGAGGTGCGGCGCAGAATCGGCATCCTGTTTGGCGGGGAAGTCGGCTTGTACAGTCGGCTGACAGCCAGGGAAAACATCGCCTACTTCGGTAGCCTCTATGGCTTGCCGCCGTCGCGGGTGCAGGAGCGGATCGACAGCCTGAGCCGCATTTTGGAGATGGAGCCGTTTATCGACAGGCGCGTCGGCGCTTTTTCCCGGGGAATGAAGCAAAAAGTGGCAATCGCCCGCACGCTTGTCCACGATCCTGACGTCATTTTGCTGGATGAGCCGACGACAGGGCTCGACGTGACGGCTGCTACCATTTTTCGCCGGATGGTGACAAGGCTGCAGGAGGAAGGCAAGACGATCCTGTTTTCCAGCCACAACATGGGCGAAATCAACAAGCTGTGCAAGCGGGTGGCTCTGATCCACAAAGGCCGGCTGCGCTTTTCCGGGGGATTGGACGCCTTGCGCAAGCAGTTTGGGACTGACGATCTGGACGACATCTTCATGGCGGTTGTGGAAGGGGGCGAGCACTGA
- a CDS encoding ROK family glucokinase: MNKIIVGVDVGGTAIKMALITPDGELVAKTHEPTPVADGEDGVLRKIAEMTRVLLHKHGYAPEQVSGIGVGIPGPIDAQNGIVMQAVNLHWTKPVLLKQKLEALTGRPVAVDNDANAAALGEMWQGAGQGAQDLVLITIGTGVGGGVILNGKVVHGMNGVGGEIGHITMTPDSGALCNCGKTGCLETYTSATAIIREGHLAAENGTSPYLASVLAEKGKLGAKDVFEAAVAGDVAALAIADQVALYLGLALSHLAIVLNPAKFVIGGGVAAAGDFLFSRIRDAFARFVPFAYVVETTKIVAATLGNDAGVYGAGWLIRSQMEE; this comes from the coding sequence GTGAACAAAATCATCGTTGGTGTTGACGTGGGCGGAACGGCAATCAAAATGGCGTTGATTACCCCGGATGGTGAGCTGGTAGCGAAAACGCACGAGCCGACACCTGTCGCAGATGGAGAAGATGGCGTACTGCGAAAAATCGCGGAGATGACCCGCGTTCTTCTGCACAAACACGGCTATGCGCCGGAGCAAGTGAGCGGAATCGGCGTAGGAATCCCCGGACCTATTGATGCCCAAAACGGAATCGTCATGCAAGCCGTCAACCTGCACTGGACCAAGCCTGTCTTATTGAAGCAAAAGCTGGAAGCACTTACAGGGCGGCCAGTCGCAGTCGACAACGACGCCAATGCGGCGGCACTGGGCGAAATGTGGCAGGGCGCAGGCCAAGGCGCACAAGACCTCGTGCTGATTACGATTGGCACAGGAGTCGGCGGCGGCGTCATCCTGAACGGAAAAGTCGTTCACGGCATGAACGGAGTCGGCGGCGAAATCGGGCACATCACCATGACGCCAGACAGCGGCGCTCTCTGCAATTGCGGCAAAACAGGCTGTCTGGAAACGTACACCTCCGCCACCGCCATTATCCGCGAAGGGCACCTCGCTGCCGAAAACGGAACGAGCCCGTACCTCGCTTCCGTGCTGGCCGAAAAAGGCAAGCTCGGGGCAAAGGACGTGTTCGAAGCAGCCGTAGCAGGCGACGTCGCTGCTCTTGCCATCGCCGACCAGGTGGCGCTCTACCTGGGCCTTGCCCTCTCGCATCTGGCGATTGTGCTGAACCCGGCCAAGTTTGTCATCGGGGGCGGCGTGGCGGCGGCAGGCGACTTCCTCTTTTCCCGCATTCGCGATGCGTTTGCCCGGTTTGTTCCGTTCGCTTACGTCGTGGAAACAACCAAGATTGTGGCTGCCACACTGGGCAACGACGCAGGCGTGTACGGAGCGGGCTGGCTGATCCGCTCGCAGATGGAAGAGTAG
- a CDS encoding MarR family transcriptional regulator, producing the protein MKTLKDKIIDILSDREGLTDREITDLLLGKGMPQQSVNQACRSLEAKGIIKRINRNDGLLGNYIVSDRPKTEPIMSHKPENLEKDASVFAEDNLKEILKKHLQSNDWETQIAWGKTPGIDINAYRGTERWIIEVKGLGSSNPMNVNYFLGVLAETLQRMDDPNAKYSIALPDVKQFRNLWGKFPLLAKKRTRITAVFIDENGGIEEVS; encoded by the coding sequence GTGAAAACCTTAAAAGATAAAATCATTGATATATTAAGCGACCGAGAGGGCTTAACAGATAGAGAAATTACCGATTTACTGTTAGGGAAAGGAATGCCACAACAGTCTGTCAATCAGGCATGCAGATCTTTGGAAGCGAAAGGGATAATCAAAAGAATTAATAGAAATGACGGATTATTGGGAAATTACATCGTTTCTGACAGACCAAAAACTGAACCGATTATGAGTCATAAGCCTGAGAACTTGGAAAAGGATGCTTCTGTTTTTGCAGAGGATAACTTAAAAGAGATACTGAAAAAACATCTACAATCGAATGATTGGGAGACGCAGATAGCATGGGGGAAAACTCCTGGAATTGACATCAATGCGTATAGAGGTACGGAAAGGTGGATCATTGAAGTTAAAGGCTTAGGGTCTTCTAATCCAATGAACGTAAACTACTTCTTGGGGGTCTTGGCAGAAACACTTCAAAGAATGGATGATCCAAATGCAAAATACAGCATAGCATTACCCGATGTAAAGCAGTTTCGTAATCTATGGGGCAAGTTTCCTCTATTGGCTAAGAAGAGGACAAGAATTACAGCGGTATTCATAGACGAGAATGGGGGAATAGAAGAGGTTTCATAG
- a CDS encoding diacylglycerol kinase: MKRARLIYNPSSGREIVRRRLPDILDLMESAGYETSCHATRGEDDATEEAARAVARGFDVILAAGGDGTIYEVVNGMAEQKARPTLGIIPCGTSNDFARAVGIPKSITRATEIIAKGKKKRIDLGRINNRYFMNIAGGGSLTNLTYEVPSKLKTLLGQMAYYVKGLEKLPSLHPIRVRLENRKEVLLDEEIMVFLIANSHAVGGFDKLAPEADLSDGKLDVIVVKKTNIAEFIRLATQAVRGEHLRDPNILYFQADYIKATSPTGEVVQLNLDGELGGQLPCVVEALPGHIELFVP; this comes from the coding sequence TTGAAACGAGCCAGATTGATCTACAATCCGAGCTCCGGCCGGGAAATCGTGCGGCGACGATTGCCGGATATTCTCGATTTGATGGAATCGGCCGGATACGAAACCTCCTGCCATGCAACCAGAGGGGAAGATGATGCGACCGAGGAAGCTGCCCGCGCCGTGGCCCGCGGCTTCGACGTCATCCTGGCTGCTGGCGGAGACGGAACCATATACGAAGTTGTGAACGGGATGGCGGAGCAAAAAGCACGCCCCACCCTTGGAATTATTCCCTGCGGAACCAGCAACGATTTTGCCCGGGCGGTAGGCATACCGAAGTCGATCACGCGCGCCACGGAAATCATCGCCAAAGGCAAGAAGAAGCGCATCGACCTGGGCCGGATCAACAACCGTTATTTCATGAATATTGCGGGAGGCGGCTCCCTCACCAACCTGACCTATGAGGTCCCGAGCAAGCTGAAAACGCTGCTGGGCCAGATGGCGTACTACGTCAAAGGGTTGGAGAAGCTGCCCTCCCTGCACCCGATCCGGGTCCGCCTGGAAAATCGCAAGGAAGTGCTGCTGGACGAGGAGATCATGGTGTTTCTCATCGCCAACAGCCATGCGGTCGGCGGCTTCGACAAGCTCGCCCCGGAGGCCGATTTGTCAGACGGCAAGCTGGATGTCATCGTCGTGAAAAAGACGAACATCGCCGAATTTATCCGACTCGCGACACAAGCGGTTCGCGGCGAGCATTTGCGCGACCCTAACATCCTGTATTTCCAGGCAGACTACATCAAAGCGACCTCTCCCACAGGCGAGGTGGTCCAGCTCAATCTGGACGGCGAGCTCGGCGGACAGTTGCCGTGCGTCGTGGAAGCTTTGCCAGGACATATCGAGTTGTTCGTCCCGTAG
- a CDS encoding ABC transporter permease — protein sequence MDWQIIWTVFKKELLDLFRDRKAWLGTFLVPLVIIPFVFFLLGNSYSNVEKEAREYVPLAVHGSSKLIKSLQENQGVKILQPPDPEQALQAGQLRAIITIPESFDEQIQAGKTATLHVAFDSTNSKSVYARDLIERTVEAYSKEIVAKRLKQAGLSEQTIQPIAPDFQNVASEERQSGGMLAGIIPLMLVVSLASGGIASANDLVAGEKERGTLESLLTAPIAANHILTAKLLAVMVMSIMSAGASLISVSLVMSMGPFGGAGDHFSLAFFSPVTLLVLIVVILLMAATFAGLELMLSTIAKSFKEGQTYMSGVIFLAMVPSYMLMPQSPVDIAEHYYALPVFNGVALCKEVFYGKVDPLHALVGIGSSLVYVAITIFFASRLFRREGAGLKN from the coding sequence ATGGACTGGCAAATCATCTGGACCGTTTTCAAAAAGGAGCTGCTCGACCTGTTTCGCGACCGGAAGGCGTGGCTGGGGACGTTTCTCGTGCCCTTGGTGATTATCCCGTTTGTGTTTTTTTTATTGGGCAACTCCTACAGCAACGTGGAAAAGGAAGCGCGGGAATACGTGCCGCTGGCTGTTCACGGCTCCTCCAAGCTGATTAAGTCCCTGCAAGAAAACCAAGGGGTCAAAATTCTTCAGCCGCCTGATCCCGAGCAAGCGCTGCAGGCGGGGCAACTGCGCGCGATCATTACGATCCCGGAATCGTTTGACGAGCAGATTCAGGCGGGGAAAACGGCCACACTGCACGTCGCTTTTGACTCGACCAATTCCAAGTCAGTCTACGCCCGCGATCTGATCGAGCGGACCGTAGAGGCGTACAGCAAGGAGATTGTGGCGAAGCGGCTCAAGCAGGCAGGCTTGTCCGAGCAGACGATTCAGCCGATCGCGCCTGACTTTCAAAACGTAGCGTCGGAAGAAAGGCAGTCGGGCGGGATGCTCGCAGGCATCATTCCGCTCATGCTCGTCGTGTCGCTCGCCTCTGGAGGAATCGCCTCCGCCAACGACCTCGTCGCGGGGGAAAAAGAGCGAGGGACGCTGGAGTCGCTTCTGACGGCGCCGATTGCCGCCAACCACATTCTGACGGCGAAGCTTTTGGCGGTCATGGTGATGAGTATCATGAGTGCGGGAGCCTCGCTCATCTCGGTATCGCTGGTGATGAGCATGGGGCCGTTTGGAGGGGCAGGCGACCATTTTTCGCTCGCGTTTTTCTCGCCTGTTACCTTGCTCGTGCTGATCGTCGTCATCCTGCTCATGGCGGCGACGTTTGCCGGACTGGAGCTGATGCTCAGCACGATTGCAAAGTCTTTTAAAGAAGGACAGACGTACATGAGCGGAGTCATTTTCCTGGCGATGGTGCCGTCGTACATGCTGATGCCGCAAAGCCCGGTGGACATCGCGGAGCATTACTACGCGCTGCCCGTGTTCAATGGCGTGGCGCTGTGCAAGGAAGTGTTTTACGGCAAGGTCGACCCGCTGCATGCGCTGGTCGGCATCGGTTCTTCGCTGGTGTACGTGGCGATCACGATTTTTTTCGCCTCGCGACTGTTCCGCAGAGAAGGGGCTGGATTGAAAAACTGA
- the rlmD gene encoding 23S rRNA (uracil(1939)-C(5))-methyltransferase RlmD, producing the protein MAKTTKKRRGPQQTAKVELDVPVRVGQTVEVEITGLNHEGAGVGRIEGYTLFVDGALAGERVHARVDHVKKNFGFAKLTKVVEASTYRAHPPCPLYDRCGGCSLQHLAYEEQLRHKQQIVRDNLRRIGGFQVEGEGAITVHPTLGMSDPWRYRNKAQVPIGEENGALVGGFYAEKSHSIIDMNECLIQHQKNDEAVATVKRAAAALGIKPYDEVRGTGLLRHVVVKVGVKTGEVMVVLVTTAEAIPQRDKLVEAIRTEVAGVASIVQNINPDKTNVIFGKKTVTLWGSDVIYDYIGPIKFAISARSFYQVNPAQTEVLYNKTLEYAGATGTETVIDAYCGIGTISLFLAQKSKHVYGVEIVPEAIADANRNARLNGVKNATFEAGPAEVVIPAWKEQGIRADVIVVDPPRKGCDEALLTTILEMQPERVVYVSCNPSTLARDLKVLAERYEVKEVQPVDMFPHTGHVECVILMNLKGCNKQFQ; encoded by the coding sequence GTGGCAAAAACAACAAAAAAGCGGCGCGGACCGCAGCAGACCGCCAAGGTGGAGCTGGACGTCCCGGTACGTGTCGGCCAAACCGTGGAAGTGGAGATAACCGGACTGAACCACGAGGGCGCTGGAGTCGGCCGGATTGAAGGATATACGCTGTTCGTAGACGGCGCACTCGCAGGCGAGCGAGTCCACGCGCGCGTCGACCATGTCAAAAAGAACTTCGGCTTCGCCAAGCTGACGAAAGTGGTGGAAGCCAGCACATACCGCGCGCACCCACCCTGTCCGCTGTACGACCGCTGCGGCGGCTGTTCGCTGCAGCACCTCGCCTACGAGGAACAACTGCGGCACAAACAGCAAATCGTCCGCGACAACCTGCGCCGCATCGGCGGCTTTCAGGTGGAGGGAGAAGGAGCAATCACGGTGCACCCGACGCTCGGCATGAGCGATCCATGGCGCTACCGCAACAAGGCACAGGTGCCAATCGGCGAGGAAAACGGCGCCTTGGTTGGCGGCTTTTACGCGGAAAAATCCCACTCCATCATCGACATGAACGAATGCCTCATCCAGCACCAAAAGAACGACGAGGCGGTCGCCACCGTGAAGAGAGCCGCTGCTGCTCTCGGCATCAAGCCGTACGACGAAGTGCGCGGCACAGGCTTGCTGCGCCACGTAGTCGTCAAGGTGGGGGTAAAGACGGGCGAAGTCATGGTCGTGCTCGTGACGACCGCGGAGGCGATTCCGCAGCGAGACAAGCTCGTGGAAGCGATCCGCACCGAGGTGGCGGGCGTCGCTAGCATCGTGCAAAACATCAACCCGGACAAGACCAACGTCATTTTCGGCAAAAAGACTGTGACACTCTGGGGCAGCGACGTCATTTACGATTACATCGGCCCGATCAAATTCGCGATCTCGGCGCGGTCGTTCTACCAGGTCAACCCGGCACAGACGGAAGTGCTGTACAACAAAACGTTGGAGTACGCCGGCGCGACAGGGACGGAAACGGTCATCGACGCCTATTGCGGCATCGGCACGATCTCGCTGTTTTTGGCGCAGAAGTCGAAGCATGTGTACGGCGTGGAGATCGTCCCGGAAGCGATCGCGGATGCGAACCGCAACGCCCGGTTGAACGGCGTGAAAAACGCGACATTCGAGGCAGGCCCGGCAGAGGTCGTAATTCCGGCGTGGAAGGAGCAGGGGATCCGCGCCGATGTGATCGTGGTCGACCCGCCGCGCAAGGGCTGCGATGAGGCGCTGTTGACGACAATTTTGGAAATGCAGCCGGAGCGCGTGGTGTACGTGTCGTGTAACCCGTCGACGCTGGCAAGGGATTTGAAGGTATTGGCGGAGCGGTATGAGGTGAAGGAAGTGCAGCCGGTGGATATGTTTCCGCATACGGGGCATGTGGAGTGTGTAATATTGATGAATCTAAAGGGTTGTAACAAGCAATTTCAGTGA